TTCTGATCCTTCGATAAAAAGATTCATTCTCTTCATAAAAAATAGGAGGTAGAACCAATAAAGATTTCTTTTTCGATTCATCCCTGGAGTTGAATACCTCATTCAAGAATTGTTTTTGATCCAATCCAATAGAAAAGGCAAATCCCTTATGATACACCAGATCCGGCTCGGTTATTGATAGAGTGAATAGATCTGCCATTTCTTTAAATCTCTCTTCTGATTCAAAATCGTGGTGTAACGTGTATCCCCCCCTGTTCCGGTCATGGAATAGATGAAATAAATCAAAAAATGGATTTTTGTTCAAGAATGAAATCTTATTGGAACTGTCCATATCCAATTCATCCTTCGGAACCATATCACATCCCGGATCTGATGAAATAGGATGAATTGAGACGGTATTTTGTAAATACGTAATTATCTTGAATATATTAACTATTTCTTTATTTTCCGATCGCCTGGAAGGGACAAAAGAAACATCTTGTTCTTTCTTCAACAATTTCTGATCTCTAGTGGACCTCTCAGTAGGATTCGAACCCAGATGAAGTTCTGACCATCTGTCAGAGAAAAAAGAACGAATGGATCTTGTAGGATTCCCAAGAAATTCTTCGATTTCTTCCGGAAGCAGATGCTTATTCATCTGCTTCTCACGTTCCGTGAATAGCCGGGACATTGAGGAATATCCAGAAAGGCATTTAGGGAATCGGTCTGATTCTATCTCTGTTCGTTCCGTTTGAAGAAAAGAAGGATCCCAAAGAATCGATCTTTCTTTTAGTTGTTGAATCTCTCTTTGATTGATCAATGTGTGATATTCTGAATCCTCATTACTAATGGAATCGAAATGATCTCTGGATTGATCAGAGGATCCTTTCAATTGGCTAGAATCCGTTACTTGAACGAAACTAGATCTTGTGGAATCATATTGAATATTTGACGATGCATTCCGTACCTTGCTAAAAAACCGATCCTTGTTTAACAACCACACATTGTCTAACCAATTCTCTCTCGATATGTTCCTCAAAAAATCCGATTCGTGCGGATTCTTCCCCCAACTAAAGAAGAGATCTTGGCGGAATTGCCGCATATGAAATTGAGCACAATTTTGCATAGCCCACTTGTTTCTCGAGAAGAGATGGGAAACATGCTCAATTTCATTTGATTGAATAGTTGACCCAGCTCCTTGTTGTTTGAAGAAACCCTCCGCTTCCATTGGTATTTTTTCACGAAAAGCAAACATGAGATAACAAATCCAGTCTTTCACTAAGATTTCGAATAGCTGTCCCGAATTCAAGTTGATTATGTTTCGCCTCTTCCTCGGAGAAAGACGATCAAACAATTCCCAATCATGGTCCTTGCGGATCGGATCATCCATATAATATACAAAAAGAAACTCCAGATATTTGATATCTTTCTCTTTGAATGAGATCTCAATTCCAGCGACGGTTTCATTAGATATCTTACAACTAGAAGCCCTCTTTTTTCCGATCCAGTTCCTCCACCACCGCGAACCCCAGTTAGATTCAGGCATGATACACTTTTTAGTTATTGGGAGAACCCAAGTACTCTCTTTCGGATCCAGGAAACAGCTCTCAGAGATCTTTTTTCCTTTTGGAAGATACAGGAGCGAAACAATCAACCTATTGATATTGGAAGACCCAAAAGATTCTTCCAATGTATCATTTCTGGGTCCAATGAAATTCATAGGTATAGGAAGAAGCCCTGTCAAATAGAGATTTTTTCTTTCGACCATCTTTCGATTGTTAATACGATATATAAGGACCGCTACTACAAATAGTACTACACCCTTGATCGTGAAATATCGATTGCTTGTTGAACCCTGTAAATGTGAATTGCGTGAAAGTAGGATACTCCAAATTCGGGAGTCCAAGAGTTTTATAAAACGTTCTTGATGGAAAAAAATGTGAATAAAAGATCCCACTGAATTGAATTTGGTCCATGAATCTAAGAAATAGTGAGAATTCTGGATCTCTCTCAATATCTCTCTCAATTCGAAAATCCAGGATTTGAATTGATGTCCTTTCATTGAGTCCTCCTAAATTGCATTGATTTATCCTAAAGATTTCATTTCAATTGGAATTTGGTTATTCACCATGTACGAGGATCCCCGCTAAGCATCCATGGCTGAATGGTTAAAGCGCCCAACTCATAATTGGCGAATTCGTAGGTTCAATTCCTACTGGATGCACGCCAATGGGACCCTCCAATAAGTCTATTGGAATTGGCTCTGTATCAATGGAATCTCATCATCCATACATAACGAATTGGTGTGGTATATTCATATCATAACATATGAACAGTAAGAACTAGCATTCTTATTGAGACTAGAACTCATAGGGAAGAAAATAGATTTATGGATGGAATCAAATATGCAGTATTTACAGACAAAAGTATTCGGTTATTGGGGAAAAATCAATATACTTCTAATGTCGAATCAGGATCAACTAGGACAGAAATAAAGCATTGGGTCGAACTCTTCTTTGGTGTCAAGGTAATAGCTATGAATAGTCATCGACTCCCCGGAAAGGGTAGAAGAATGGGAACTATTATGGGACATACAATGCATTACAGACGTATGATCATTACGCTTCAACCGGGTTATTCTATTCCACCTCTTAGAAAGAAAAGAACTTAAATCAAAATACTTAATAGCATGGCGATACATTTATACAAAACTTCTACCCCGAGCACACGCAATGGAGCCGTAGACAGTCAAGTGAAATCCAATCCACGAAATAATTTGATCTATGGACAGCATCGTTGTGGTAAAGGTCGTAATGCCAGAGGAATCATTACCGCAGGGCATAGAGGGGGAGGTCATAAGCGTCTATACCGTAAAATCGATTTTCGACGGAATGAAAAAGACATATATGGTAGAATCGTAACTA
Above is a window of Malus sylvestris isolate BBL-3571246 chloroplast, complete genome DNA encoding:
- the rpl23 gene encoding ribosomal protein L23 — encoded protein: MDGIKYAVFTDKSIRLLGKNQYTSNVESGSTRTEIKHWVELFFGVKVIAMNSHRLPGKGRRMGTIMGHTMHYRRMIITLQPGYSIPPLRKKRT